Proteins found in one Mustela lutreola isolate mMusLut2 chromosome 12, mMusLut2.pri, whole genome shotgun sequence genomic segment:
- the PGAP4 gene encoding post-GPI attachment to proteins factor 4 produces the protein MSASAPPAAMLLRRLRRLSWGSTAVQLLILTVVTFGLLAPLACHRLLHSYFYLRQWHLNQMSQEFLQQSLKEGEAALHYFEELPSANGSVPIVWQATPRPWLVITIITVDRQPGFHYVLQVVSQFHRLLQQCGPQCEGHQLFLCNVERSVSHFDAKLLSKYVPVANRYEGTEDDYGDDPSTNSFEKEKQDYVYCLESSLQTYNPDYVLMVEDDAVPEEQIFPVLEHLLRARFSEPHLRDALYLKLYHPERLQHYVNPEPMRILEWVGVGMLLGPLLTWIYMRFASRPGFSWPVMLFFSLYSMGLVELVGRHYFLELRRLSPSLYSVVPASQCCTPAMLFPAPAARRTLTYLSQVYCHKGFGKDMALYSLLRAKGERAYVVEPNLVKHIGLFSSLRYNFHPSLL, from the coding sequence ATGAGTGCATCAGCCCCTCCCGCTGCCATGCTCCTCCGGAGGCTGAGACGGCTCTCCTGGGGCAGCACCgctgtccagctcttgatcttaACGGTGGTGACGTTCGGCTTGCTGGCCCCCCTAGCCTGTCACCGCCTCCTGCACTCTTACTTCTATCTACGCCAATGGCACCTGAACCAAATGAGTCAGGAGTTCCTGCAGCAAAGTTTGAAAGAAGGCGAAGCTGCCCTCCACTACTTTGAGGAGCTGCCGTCTGCCAATGGCTCGGTGCCCATCGTCTGGCaggccaccccccgcccctggctggtcatcaccatcatcactgttGACAGGCAGCCTGGCTTCCACTATGTCTTGCAGGTGGTGTCCCAGTTTCACCGGCTTCTGCAGCAATGCGGCCCCCAGTGTGAGGGCCACCAGCTCTTCCTGTGCAACGTGGAACGTAGCGTGAGCCATTTCGACGCCAAGCTGCTGTCTAAGTATGTCCCCGTGGCCAACCGCTATGAGGGCACTGAGGATGATTATGGTGATGACCCTTCGACCAACTCGtttgagaaggagaagcaggactATGTCTACTGCCTGGAGTCCTCCCTGCAGACCTACAACCCAGACTACGTCCTGATGGTGGAAGACGACGCCGTTCCGGAGGAGCAGATCTTCCCGGTCTTGGAGCACCTTCTGCGGGCTCGCTTCTCGGAGCCGCACCTCCGAGATGCGCTTTATCTGAAGCTCTACCATCCCGAGAGGCTGCAGCACTACGTCAACCCGGAGCCCATGCGGATCCTGGAGTGGGTCGGTGTGGGCATGTTGCTGGGGCCCTTGCTGACCTGGATATACATGCGGTTTGCCAGCCGCCCCGGGTTCAGCTGGCCCGTCATGCTCTTCTTCTCCCTGTATAGCATGGGTCTGGTGGAACTGGTGGGCCGGCACTATTTCCTGGAACTGCGGCGGCTAAGTCCTTCCCTGTACAGCGTGGTCCCTGCCTCCCAGTGTTGCACCCCAGCCATGCTCTTCCCGGCCCCTGCGGCCCGCCGGACCCTCACCTACCTGTCCCAGGTGTATTGCCACAAGGGCTTCGGCAAGGACATGGCGCTCTACTCCCTGTTGAGGGCCAAGGGGGAGCGGGCCTACGTGGTGGAGCCCAACCTCGTGAAGCACATTGGGCTCTTCTCCAGCCTTCGGTACAACTTTCATCCCAGTCTGCTCTAG